In Brevibacillus brevis NBRC 100599, a single genomic region encodes these proteins:
- a CDS encoding NAD(P)-dependent oxidoreductase, protein MSIPNELAKNFSEVVPALKPMEAIHEANRCLYCYDAPCIKACPTSIDIPSFIKKIATGNLFGSARTIMESNPVGASCARVCPTEELCEGACVLNSASKPIMIGLLQRHATDWAIQNQATLFSKGEANGKRVAIVGAGPAGLSAARELARLGYAVTVFEAKEKAGGLNTYGIVSFRLPQEISLWEVEQVEALGVEIRTHTRIGEDVSPDELLDQYDSILLAVGMGNVPQLNIPGEELEGVLDAIALVEETKTKPLSDEMLGKKVVIIGAGNTAIDAATCSKRLGADNVQILYRRTVQEMSCYQFEYEFAKQDGVEFRWLVAPTRVLEENGRVKGLELVRMELGEPDEKGRKRPVAIPGSHFVIEVDYVVKAIGQNRHLSLLEAFGLQHRNGIVEVEEGTYRTSHVKVYAAGDVIFGGGKTDAMVVDAANHGKRAAHAIHQSLNDQIQPV, encoded by the coding sequence ATGAGCATTCCCAATGAGCTTGCAAAAAATTTCTCGGAAGTCGTGCCTGCCCTAAAACCGATGGAAGCCATCCATGAAGCGAATCGTTGCTTGTATTGCTACGACGCACCCTGTATTAAGGCTTGTCCCACGTCGATTGACATCCCTTCCTTCATCAAAAAAATTGCGACCGGGAATTTGTTCGGATCAGCCCGGACGATCATGGAATCGAATCCCGTCGGGGCGAGCTGCGCGCGCGTATGTCCAACCGAGGAGCTGTGTGAGGGTGCCTGTGTACTTAATTCAGCCTCCAAGCCCATCATGATCGGCCTGCTCCAGCGTCACGCGACAGACTGGGCAATCCAAAATCAGGCCACGCTTTTTTCAAAAGGCGAAGCAAATGGAAAACGGGTAGCCATCGTCGGAGCGGGCCCTGCGGGATTATCAGCAGCGCGTGAGCTTGCGCGCCTCGGCTACGCGGTTACGGTATTTGAAGCAAAGGAAAAAGCGGGGGGATTGAACACGTACGGCATCGTGTCGTTCCGTCTGCCACAGGAAATTTCGCTATGGGAAGTAGAGCAAGTAGAGGCATTGGGGGTAGAGATACGTACCCATACACGAATCGGCGAGGATGTGTCGCCAGATGAGCTACTTGACCAGTATGACTCCATCCTGTTGGCAGTCGGTATGGGCAATGTCCCTCAGCTGAATATCCCGGGAGAAGAACTGGAAGGTGTTCTCGATGCCATCGCACTTGTGGAGGAGACCAAGACCAAGCCACTATCAGACGAGATGCTAGGCAAAAAAGTCGTGATCATCGGTGCGGGGAATACGGCAATTGACGCTGCCACCTGTTCGAAACGGCTGGGTGCAGACAATGTCCAGATTCTGTACCGGCGGACCGTTCAGGAGATGTCCTGTTATCAGTTTGAGTACGAATTCGCCAAGCAGGATGGCGTAGAATTCCGCTGGCTCGTTGCCCCAACGCGTGTGCTCGAGGAAAATGGCCGAGTAAAAGGATTAGAACTGGTGCGCATGGAGCTGGGTGAGCCAGATGAGAAAGGAAGAAAGCGTCCAGTAGCAATTCCAGGCAGTCATTTTGTCATCGAAGTAGATTATGTCGTCAAAGCGATCGGACAAAACAGACATCTGTCCTTACTAGAAGCATTTGGGCTCCAACATCGCAATGGGATTGTCGAGGTCGAGGAAGGCACCTATCGAACCTCCCATGTCAAAGTTTACGCGGCGGGCGATGTCATTTTTGGTGGAGGCAAAACAGATGCGATGGTCGTCGATGCAGCCAATCATGGGAAACGAGCGGCTCATGCCATCCACCAATCGCTCAATGATCAAATACAGCCAGTATAA